Genomic window (Phycisphaerae bacterium):
GACTGCATCAGCGGCGAATGGAACGCCCCAGCCACGTCCAGGATGACCACCTTCATCGCTCCGGCTGCCTCAGCCGCCCGGGCCGCCCGGTCGATCGCCGCCTTCTGACCGCTCAGGACCACCTGTCCGGGGCAGTTGTAGTTGGCCACCACCAGCACCTCGCCCTGGCCGGCTTCGCGGCAGATCGCCTCGACCTTCTCGTCGTCCAGGCCGATCACCGCCACCATGCCGCCATCGGTCGCCTCCGCCGCCTCCTGCATGAATCTGGCCCGGGCCGCCAGCAACTTCAACGCCGAGTCGAAGCCCAACGCCCCAGCCGCGTGATAGGCGGTGTACTCGCCCAGACTCAACCCGCCCGCGTAGGCGGGCGCCAACTCCCATCGTCCCAGCCCCTTGGCCGCCTCCAGCGCCGCCACCGATGTCACGAAAATCGCCGGCTGCTGGACGTCGGTGGCGTTGAGCCGCTCAGCCGGTCCGTTGAAGCACAGCTCC
Coding sequences:
- the fabD gene encoding ACP S-malonyltransferase, translated to MFPGQGAQEVGMGADLYREYPAAKAVFDRADEVLGYKISELCFNGPAERLNATDVQQPAIFVTSVAALEAAKGLGRWELAPAYAGGLSLGEYTAYHAAGALGFDSALKLLAARARFMQEAAEATDGGMVAVIGLDDEKVEAICREAGQGEVLVVANYNCPGQVVLSGQKAAIDRAARAAEAAGAMKVVILDVAGAFHSPLMQSAADKLKPILEETAFSKPKFPVVANVDCQFHDDPDAIRRSLYTQVTSATWWAKSMQKLLELGADEFVEVGPKKTLTAFMKRISRRTKTANISTSADLK